The window NNNNNNNNNNNNNNNNNNNNNNNNNNNNNNNNNNNNNNNNNNNNNNNNNNNNNNCTTGTTGGGGATATGATCACTGAAGAAGCACTTCCTACTTACCAGACCATGTTGAACACCTTGGATGGAGTTAGGGATGAGACAGGAGCAAGTCCTACTCCTTGGGCTATATGGACCAGGGCTTGGACTGCTGAGGAGAATAGACATGGGGATCTTCTTAACAAGTATCTTTATCTTTCTGGTCGAGTAGACATGAGGCAGGTTGAAAAGACAATTCAGTACCTGATTGGTTCTGGAATGGTAAGCTCTGCTAATCGTTGCCTGCTTATTTGATTTGACTGTTAAGATACAATAGGTAGGGGAACAGAAAGAGTAATAAGTTGGAACCGTTTATCAGTCTTTACCTTTTTGGAACTTATCTTGTCATTTCTTAATTGGGCTTGAATTGACGTCACAATGACTATTCGCAAATCATCATCTTCGCACGATTGAAGTGATCCTACTTAGCTGCCACTTTAAATACTTTTACGGTTTTTCATTGTGTATAGCTTTGTTTTACTAATATTCAATGTATGATTAATCGATTTGTGTTATGTTCTTAGGAtccaaaaactgaaaacaacCCGTACTTGGGTTTCATCTACACATCCTTTCAAGAAAGAGCGACCTTCATCTCTCATGGAAACACTGCCAGGCTAGCGAAAGATCGTGGAGATCTGAAACTTGCACAGATATGCGGGACCATTGCCGCTGATGAGAAGCGTCATGAGACTGCTTACACCAAGATTGTAGAGAAGCTCTTTGAAATTGACCCTGATGGCACGATCTTGGGTCTGGCTGatatgatgaagaaaaagatcTCAATGCCTGCACATTTAATGTATGATGGCCAAGATGATAACCTGTTTGAGCACTTCTCAACCGTTGCCCAGAGGCTTGGTATCTACACAGCCAAGGACTATGCTGATATTCTAGAGTTTCTTGTTGAACGGTGGAATGTGGAGACTTTGTCAGGCCTTTCCAGTGAAGGACACAGGGCCCAGGTAAATTACCTCCATGTGATGAAACCTCCTAGTTTATGAATACTTAGCATGTTCTTGTAGTAGTTTTTAGTCATGGAAACTATATTAGATATACTGTTTAGTATGTTTTGTGTATTTGAAGATCTGATCAGGACCTGAACTTTGAATTCTGACTTGATCATTGCCTTTGACAGGACTTTGTCTGCGGACTACCTACAAGAATCCGCAAAATTGAAGAGAGAGCTCAAGGAAGAGCCAAAGAAGCAGCCAAAAACATACCATTCAGCTGGATTTTTGGTAGAAATATCAGGGCTTAAGAAGTTTAGTACACAATTCTCTTTCGAATTATCCCAAGTAAGCCATAAAGGTCTTCACCAACCATCTCATTCTCACCAATGAAGGACCAGTTTTAAGACCACGAAAGTTcatttgaatatgttttgttttatacgGAACATTGTAGATAAAAGTTATGTGGTTAGGTAATGTTTCTTGTTTGAATCAGTCAAGACCAGAGAAAAATGTTTGAGTGTTCTCTTAGTGATAATGTNNNNNNNNNNNNNNNNNNNNNNNNNNNNNNNNNNNNNNNNNNNNNNNNNNNNNNNNNNNNNNNNNNNNNNNNNNNNNNNNNNNNNNNNNNNNNNNNNNNNNNNNNNNNNNNNNNNNNNNNNNNNNNNNNNNNNNNNNNNNNNNNNNNNNNNNNNNNNNNNNNNNNNNNNNNNNNNNNNNNNNNNNNNNNNNNNNNNNNNNNNNNNNNNNNNNNNNNNNNNNNNNNNNNNNNNNNNNNNNNNNNNNNNNNNNNNNNNNNNNNNNNNNNNNNNNGCTGATGAGAAGCGTCATGAGACTGCTTACACCAAGATTGTA is drawn from Camelina sativa cultivar DH55 chromosome 1, Cs, whole genome shotgun sequence and contains these coding sequences:
- the LOC104777214 gene encoding stearoyl-[acyl-carrier-protein] 9-desaturase 5, chloroplastic; the encoded protein is MAMAMDRIVFSPSSYVYRPCQVRGSRSSRVFMASTIRSAATEVTNGRKLYIPPREVHVQVKHSMPPEKLEIFKSLEGWADETLLTYLKPVEKSWQPTDFLPEPESEGFYDQVKELRERCKELPDDYFVVLVGDMITEEALPTYQTMLNTLDGVRDETGASPTPWAIWTRAWTAEENRHGDLLNKYLYLSGRVDMRQVEKTIQYLIGSGMDPKTENNPYLGFIYTSFQERATFISHGNTARLAKDRGDLKLAQICGTIAADEKRHETAYTKIVEKLFEIDPDGTILGLADMMKKKISMPAHLMYDGQDDNLFEHFSTVAQRLGIYTAKDYADILEFLVERWNVETLSGLSSEGHRAQDFVCGLPTRIRKIEERAQGRAKEAAKNIPFSWIFGRNIRA